One genomic segment of Acinetobacter sp. C26M includes these proteins:
- a CDS encoding DUF1311 domain-containing protein — protein MNKFFIFTTLTAAVLLTGCDKFKPKDKVEDTDAAAVAEWSCTNQDNLNNIQAALKKAYLKQIERSLRESEYQADYDILDKINKGLKFEIKNVRTLDAAETEQTSKTLLSCESQLVVSFPQGLQKRAENAYLEEQKYQHDGEDEDPRTYTLSDYFSDGDYPLTLENDQLRGEFSYNLTKTDKDGLVFNIPDQNSVIDGVVFMATKAVQYVAYLKENRLMEQSSEKAQQEYDAESSAQMNLAQKAMDIRKKELDAEKSKQVERLNQTWDKFGPEQKSQLQQDQADWFEKRDIDCKVLSQKNVYDIPEKDRETYQKQSSYWNDAMRQQDQEMQYTKCFTQRTIERIVYLNNVN, from the coding sequence GTTTTTTATATTCACAACATTAACTGCAGCTGTTTTACTAACAGGTTGTGATAAATTCAAACCAAAAGATAAAGTTGAAGATACCGATGCTGCAGCTGTTGCTGAGTGGAGTTGTACCAATCAAGATAACTTGAATAACATTCAGGCGGCACTAAAGAAAGCATATTTAAAACAAATTGAGCGTAGTTTACGTGAAAGTGAATATCAGGCCGACTACGATATTTTAGACAAGATCAATAAAGGTTTGAAATTCGAGATCAAAAATGTCCGTACATTGGATGCAGCTGAAACAGAGCAAACTTCAAAGACCCTATTAAGTTGTGAAAGCCAGTTGGTCGTTTCTTTCCCTCAAGGCTTACAGAAACGTGCAGAGAATGCTTACCTCGAAGAACAAAAATACCAACACGATGGTGAGGATGAAGATCCAAGAACGTATACCTTAAGTGATTACTTCTCGGATGGAGATTACCCACTAACGCTCGAAAATGATCAGTTACGTGGTGAGTTTTCTTATAATCTAACCAAAACTGATAAAGATGGCTTAGTTTTCAATATTCCAGATCAAAATTCTGTGATCGATGGCGTGGTCTTTATGGCAACCAAAGCTGTGCAATACGTCGCTTACTTAAAAGAAAATCGTTTGATGGAACAAAGTAGTGAAAAAGCACAGCAAGAGTATGATGCGGAATCCTCTGCTCAAATGAATTTGGCACAAAAAGCAATGGATATTCGCAAGAAAGAACTTGATGCTGAAAAATCAAAACAGGTTGAACGTTTAAACCAAACTTGGGATAAATTCGGCCCTGAACAAAAATCACAATTGCAGCAAGATCAAGCAGATTGGTTTGAAAAGCGTGATATCGACTGTAAGGTACTCTCACAGAAAAACGTGTATGATATTCCAGAAAAAGATCGTGAGACTTATCAGAAACAATCCAGCTATTGGAATGATGCAATGCGTCAGCAAGACCAAGAGATGCAGTATACTAAATGCTTTACTCAACGTACCATTGAACGCATTGTCTATCTGAATAATGTCAATTAA
- a CDS encoding Rossmann-like and DUF2520 domain-containing protein: MRITLIGAGRVATHLAKVLQLKHQIVQILSRDLQHAQTLANQVKAQAINEVQQLDSQTDLVIIAVSDQAISSVIEAITQYLPDNLIVHTSGSTDLAILEQRHPRAGVFYPLQTFSMERAVNWRGTPLFVEAAQQKDLTLLTDLANSLSQRVYQYSSTQRLTLHLAAVFACNFSNYCYDIAKQVVDAEQVDFSLLYPLILETANKATTNNPKDMQTGPAMRGDQNILNMHRQLLADSNRIDLQDIYHLMSESILKRHH; this comes from the coding sequence ATGCGAATTACATTGATTGGTGCTGGCCGTGTTGCGACACATTTAGCCAAGGTATTGCAGTTAAAGCATCAAATTGTTCAGATCTTGAGCCGAGATTTACAGCATGCCCAGACACTAGCAAATCAGGTTAAGGCACAAGCAATTAATGAGGTTCAACAGCTTGATTCGCAAACAGACTTAGTCATTATTGCGGTGAGCGATCAAGCAATTTCGAGTGTGATTGAAGCCATTACTCAATATTTACCTGATAATCTTATTGTTCATACATCGGGTAGCACAGATTTAGCGATACTTGAACAGAGACATCCGCGAGCTGGGGTTTTTTATCCCTTGCAGACTTTTAGTATGGAAAGAGCTGTGAATTGGAGGGGCACCCCTTTATTTGTTGAAGCGGCTCAGCAAAAGGACTTAACCTTATTAACCGATTTGGCAAATAGTTTAAGCCAACGTGTTTATCAATATAGTTCTACACAACGGCTGACTTTACATTTGGCTGCAGTGTTTGCTTGCAATTTTAGTAATTATTGTTATGACATTGCCAAGCAAGTGGTTGATGCTGAACAGGTTGATTTTAGTTTGTTATATCCTTTAATTTTAGAGACTGCAAATAAAGCGACGACCAATAATCCCAAGGATATGCAGACAGGCCCCGCGATGCGAGGCGACCAAAATATATTAAATATGCATCGCCAATTATTGGCAGATTCCAATCGGATTGACCTACAGGATATATATCATTTAATGAGTGAATCTATTTTAAAACGCCATCATTAA